From a region of the Etheostoma cragini isolate CJK2018 chromosome 20, CSU_Ecrag_1.0, whole genome shotgun sequence genome:
- the LOC117935659 gene encoding TOG array regulator of axonemal microtubules protein 1 isoform X1, which yields MIPGLISQELHKLLLDLTNYQNRTNGVEELKHILSEVDMKSVPSGSIVEFIHFLPQLLDDSNFKVLYCTLQILNLLIHKLDTGVDRYFQQIVLVALKALGDTRTVTRNEYMNVFRQLMKTVAPQQVLDLVIGTLKHKNSRVREDVLNIIMAAMLTHPRKDFNIPKLCIEVAPCLADSKRKVRHAALELFAVFDYCLDTGKKQALMKAVDMVELNEDADGLMAAVQARRARHVLPKLSSEGIVEYGLVVPKPGNRGSLQYGSGADLDWVMNGGRISSAKSHRSEPDCDQLYGYGSLGSLTDDLPLQRRIVSAGKGKNKLPWEMSSFSSTENDQQRSTPNGKCSEKDFLLLSRKIRPETYIPSFSSAQPQKPQSSRRKESPARLRRSGSLNLEPDIFKTTNFSDPDVVAPKGRMLSRNPSVERTFSLPSNPTTSGSFLLPSYPLATLPGGMLTPTLSRRHADSSLSMSNTWPNKRENTPHQRDTSPWRDTTGTAKGGHLSSRSSPRPLRASLVSSSSTSSFRRALTSTRATLSISPVVPTTEQVQSHNGQKSNASGSPQNQQLERDLHLNPDGINVAQDPQEDDPLDMQEVSKTMLHSLRSLRNSAAKKRAKANLSSSDPDSPDSAVRLDLGLDSPSHTSPMLTTSASESGLSSLSSVANSSFNGIKTSPGNSASSGMKPRIASAKLRSSVSMDFSSLQGLSQRNELSSEVGVVGQRVTYSNGTIKADEETTGPSPSSVKPALRESERALKPAKGSQSHSSRNSPATDVPQGIVGRGMFGTAVFPSHPGVASSLEQGDSVAKPPTDDSAGIYSHAASPLDSDDGPHPDEVKARVKNARFSRDKKRLHGLDQQEGQLSQADHTRDKIRHRVRQMLSDSPTEENRVLIIQDLQLNGSTHTSTRADLLTDESPISPTSPVSPPGPQSPIKCFTPPHQPSPPTVPPNPKNLTRLRRAPSLNRTRPSLSQSSDELSPGTTGHKKNLSEPPELSQFSKPDLALAQSFNLLSSEDWEKKIEGLTILRSLAHHHSDTLQARLHDVCLALIQEVKNLRSSVSRVAVCTLGDLFTHLQKAMDQELDGTVKALLLKAAESNAFIRQDVDAALGCMVQHCTPTRGINALLSGGLSHLNAVVRKCTAQNLANLVEKVGAARLLSGGKDLTDRILPAVTRLAQDSSQEPRYYGRRMLLSLSSHPDFDKILEKYIPTKDLPTVRDTVFILKTKALGETSQDTQSARGRRSLPGSGTVRASSLTREPLNQTNRESNSHSHSCRSQTQSIADKTEYIQHISGLLSSKDFRERIKGIDQLEADCQHNPNMVINNIFPVFDAFKARLQESNSKVNLYALESLQKIILLLKDNLSQVVNLLVPAIVDNHLNSKNNAIYSAAIGAINALILNLDNVLLLQPFCTKAQFLNGKAKVDLIEKVADLVTELYPRKPQMVEQKVLPLLWHLLGTSTHSGTIHGRGGSVRGATANLCQALYVQMGPSLTECAASQSANVHKGLNEVLRTVS from the exons ATGATACCTGGATTGATCTCCCAGGAGTTACACAAGCTGCTTCTGGACTTAACCAATTACCAAAATCGCACAAATGGGGTGGAAGAGCTCAAACACATTCTCTCAGAAGTGGACATGAAATCAGTCCCATCTGGCAGTATTGTGGAGTTCATACATTTTCTACCTCAACTTCTGGATGACAGTAATTTTAAAGTGTTGTATTGCACCTTGCAAATTTTAAACTTACTCATTCATAAGCTAGATACAGGTGTAGACAGATATTTCCAACAGATAGTCTTAGTGGCTTTGAAGGCCCTAGGGGATACTCGCACTGTCACAAgaaatgaatacatgaatgTGTTTCGACAGCTGATGAAAACTGTCGCACCACAGCAGGTATTGGATCTTGTCATTGGTACCTTGAAACACAAGAATTCAAGGGTTCGGGAAGATGTACTTAACATCATCATGGCAGCTATGCTCACTCATCCTAGAAAAGATTTCAACATCCCTAAGCTTTGTATTGAGGTTGCACCCTGTCTGGCAGACAGCAAAAGGAAGGTCCGCCATGCCGCCCTTGAGCTGTTTGCAGTTTTTGACTATTGCCTTGACACAGGGAAAAAGCAGGCCTTAATGAAAGCAGTGGACATGGTCGAACTCAATGAGGATGCAGACGGTCTTATGGCAGCTGTGCAGGCGAGACGAGCAAGGCACGTCCTTCCCAAACTCTCCTCAGAGGGGATAGTGGAGTATGGCTTGGTGGTCCCAAAACCAGGAAATCGGGGCTCCCTGCAGTATGGGTCTGGAGCTGATCTGGACTGGGTGATGAACGGTGGGCGCATAAGCAGTGCAAAGAGCCACAGAAGTGAACCAGACTGCGACCAATTGTATGGCTATGGCAGCTTAGGTTCCCTCACTGATGACCTTCCACTGCAAAGGAGGATTGTCAGCGCAGGTAAAGGGAAGAACAAATTACCCTGGGAGATGTCGAGCTTCTCATCCACTGAGAATGACCAGCAACGCAGTACTCCGAATGGAAAGTGCTCTGAAAAG GATTTCCTTCTCCTGTCGAGAAAGATCAGACCAGAGACCTACATACCCAGTTTCA GTTCTGCACAGCCTCAGAAGCCACAATCCTCTAGAAGGAAGGAGTCCCCTGCCCGCCTCAGAAGAAGTGGAAGCCTCAACTTGGAGCCAGACATCTTTAAAACAACCAATTTCTCTGACCCAGATGTTG TGGCACCCAAGGGACGCATGCTTTCACGGAACCCCAGTGTTGAGCGCACGTTCTCCCTGCCCTCGAACCCCACCACGTCCGGATCCTTCCTACTGCCCTCCTACCCACTGGCTACACTCCCAGGAGGGATGCTTACACCAACTTTGTCCCGCCGTCATGCAGACTCCTCCCTCTCTATGTCCAACACATGGCCCAACAAGAGAGAGAACACCCCTCACCAGCGAGACACCAGCCCCTGGAGAGACACAACAGGCACAGCAAAAG GAGGCCATCTCTCAAGCAGATCCTCTCCTCGGCCTCTTCGCGCCTCCCTCGTGAGTTCTTCTTCCACTTCGTCATTCCGCCGGGCTCTGACTAGCACCAGGGCAACCCTATCTATCTCGCCAGTTGTCCCAACAACAGAGCAGGTCCAATCCCATAATGGCCAGAAGTCCAATGCTTCAGGGAGCCCTCAGAATCAGCAATTGGAAAGGGACCTTCACCTGAACCCTGATGGCATTAATGTGGCGCAAGATCCTCAGGAGGATGATCCTCTAGACATGCAGGAGGTCAGCAAAACA ATGCTGCACTCCTTGCGCTCATTGCGCAACAGCGCTGCAAAGAAGAGGGCTAAAGCCAACCTTAGCAGTTCAGATCCAGACAGCCCTGACTCAGCTGTGAGGCTGGACCTGGGTTTGGACTCACCATCACACACCTCTCCAATGCTTACCACCTCAGCCAGTGAGAGTGGTCTTTCCAGTCTGAGCTCAGTCGCCAACTCCAGCTTCAATGGCATCAAAACCAG CCCAGGAAACTCTGCCTCTTCAGGAATGAAACCTCGCATTGCATCTGCAAAACTGAGGTCTTCTGTGTCTATGGACTTCAGCAGCCTTCAAG gaTTGTCTCAAAGAAACGAACTGTCGTCTGAGGTGGGTGTTGTTGGGCAGAGAGTAACTTACTCCAACGGAACAATCAAAGCTGATGAAGAGACAACGGGACCATCCCCCTCGTCCGTCAAACCAGCCCTGCGTGAATCAGAAAGAGCTCTGAAGCCTGCCAAAG GATCTCAAAGCCACAGCAGCAGGAACTCACCAGCCACGGATGTGCCTCAAGGAATCGTTGGAAGAG GCATGTTTGGCACTGCAGTTTTCCCCAGCCATCCGGGAGTCGCCTCTTCACTTGAGCAGGGGGATTCTGTGGCCAAACCCCCCACTGATGACTCAGCAGGCATCTACAGCCATGCTGCCAGTCCCCTAGACAGTGATGACGGCCCACATCCAGATGAGGTTAAG GCAAGGGTGAAGAATGCAAGGTTTAGCCGGGATAAGAAGCGGCTGCACGGTCTGGATCAGCAAGAGGGACAGCTCAGCCAAGCAGACCACACGCGAGACAAAATTCGCCACAGAGTCAGACAGATGCTGTCGGACTCACCCACAGAGGAGAACAGAGTATTAATCATCCAAG ATCTGCAACTGAATGGCAGCACACATACTTCCACTAGAGCAGACCTTCTCACTGATGAGTCCCCTATCAGCCCCACCAGTCCTGTCAGCCCACCAGGACCCCAAAGCCCCATCAAGTGCTTCACTCCGCCACACCAGCCGAGCCCCCCCACAGTTCCCCCCAACCCCAAAAACCTTACCCGTCTTAGGAGGGCCCCTAGCCTTAACAGAACCCGACCATCGCTATCCCAGAGCTCAG ATGAGCTGTCCCCTGGTACCACCGGTCACAAGAAAAATCTCTCAGAGCCTCCGGAGCTGTCTCAGTTTTCCAAGCCTGACCTGGCGCTGGCACAGAGCTTTAACCTGTTGAGCTCCGAAGACTG ggaGAAGAAGATCGAGGGTCTGACGATCCTGCGCAGTCTGGCCCACCACCACTCAGACACACTCCAGGCCAGGCTTCATGATGTCTGCCTGGCCCTCATTCAAGAG GTAAAGAATCTGCGGTCAAGTGTCTCCAGGGTTGCCGTATGTACGCTGGGCGACCTGTTCACCCACCTGCAGAAGGCAATGGACCAGGAGCTGGATGGGACAGTTAAAGCTTTACTGCTGAAGGCCGCGGAGAGTAACGCCTTCATTAGGCAGGATGTGGATGCAGCACTGGGATGCATGGTGCAGCATTGCACACCAACTCGTGGCATCAATGCTTTACTCTCTGGGGGACTCAG TCACCTCAACGCAGTGGTAAGAAAGTGCACCGCCCAAAACCTGGCTAATCTGGTCGAGAAGGTTGGTGCGGCCCGTCTTCTATCTGGAGGCAAAGATCTCACAGACAGAATCTTACCTGCAGTCACCAGACTCGCACAGGACTCCTCACAGGAACCCAG GTACTATGGTCGTCGAATGCTGCTGTCCCTGTCATCCCACCCTGACTTTGACAAGATCCTGGAGAAATATATTCCTACCAAAGACCTGCCGACTGTCAGAGACACTGTCTTCATTCTCAAGACAAAg gctCTTGGTGAGACGTCCCAAGACACCCAGTCAGCCAGGGGTAGACGCTCCCTCCCAGGCAGTGGTACAGTCCGGGCCTCATCTCTCACCAGAGAACCACTCAACCAAACCAACAG GGAGTCTAATAGCCATAGCCACAGCTGTAGATCTCAGACACAGAGTATTGCAGACAAGACTGAATACATCCAGCATATCTCAGGTCTGCTGAGTTCAAAGGACTTCAGAGAGAGGATCAAGGGAATTGACCAGCTAGAAGCTGACTGCCAGCACAACCCCAACATGGTCATCAATAATATATTCCCG GTGTTTGATGCCTTCAAGGCCAGACTGCAGGAGTCCAACAGTAAAGTCAACCTGTATGCTCTTGAGTCTCTTCAGAAAATCATCCTCTTGTTGAAGGACAACCTGTCCCAAGTAGTCAATCTCCTAGTCCCAGCAATCGTGGACAATCACCTCAACTCCAAGAACAACGCCATCTACTCTGCTGCTATCGGAGCGATCAATGCACTTATCTTAAATCTTG ATAACGTACTTCTTCTTCAGCCTTTCTGCACCAAGGCTCAGTTTTTAAACGGCAAAGCAAAGGTGGATCTTATTGAAAAGGTTGCAG ATCTTGTGACCGAGCTCTACCCTCGCAAGCCCCAGATGGTGGAGCAGAAAGTGCTGCCCTTGCTTTGGCACCTCCTGGGCACCTCTACTCACAGTGGTACCATCCATGGCCGGGGTGGCAGCGTGAGGGGTGCTACTGCCAACCTGTGCCAAGCCCTATACGTCCAGATGGGGCCCAGTCTGACTGAGTGTGCTGCTTCCCAGTCTGCCAATGTCCATAAAGGTTTAAATGAGGTCCTGAGGACCGTATCCTAA
- the LOC117935659 gene encoding TOG array regulator of axonemal microtubules protein 1 isoform X2 yields the protein MIPGLISQELHKLLLDLTNYQNRTNGVEELKHILSEVDMKSVPSGSIVEFIHFLPQLLDDSNFKVLYCTLQILNLLIHKLDTGVDRYFQQIVLVALKALGDTRTVTRNEYMNVFRQLMKTVAPQQVLDLVIGTLKHKNSRVREDVLNIIMAAMLTHPRKDFNIPKLCIEVAPCLADSKRKVRHAALELFAVFDYCLDTGKKQALMKAVDMVELNEDADGLMAAVQARRARHVLPKLSSEGIVEYGLVVPKPGNRGSLQYGSGADLDWVMNGGRISSAKSHRSEPDCDQLYGYGSLGSLTDDLPLQRRIVSAGKGKNKLPWEMSSFSSTENDQQRSTPNGKCSEKDFLLLSRKIRPETYIPSFSSAQPQKPQSSRRKESPARLRRSGSLNLEPDIFKTTNFSDPDVVAPKGRMLSRNPSVERTFSLPSNPTTSGSFLLPSYPLATLPGGMLTPTLSRRHADSSLSMSNTWPNKRENTPHQRDTSPWRDTTGTAKGGHLSSRSSPRPLRASLVSSSSTSSFRRALTSTRATLSISPVVPTTEQVQSHNGQKSNASGSPQNQQLERDLHLNPDGINVAQDPQEDDPLDMQEMLHSLRSLRNSAAKKRAKANLSSSDPDSPDSAVRLDLGLDSPSHTSPMLTTSASESGLSSLSSVANSSFNGIKTSPGNSASSGMKPRIASAKLRSSVSMDFSSLQGLSQRNELSSEVGVVGQRVTYSNGTIKADEETTGPSPSSVKPALRESERALKPAKGSQSHSSRNSPATDVPQGIVGRGMFGTAVFPSHPGVASSLEQGDSVAKPPTDDSAGIYSHAASPLDSDDGPHPDEVKARVKNARFSRDKKRLHGLDQQEGQLSQADHTRDKIRHRVRQMLSDSPTEENRVLIIQDLQLNGSTHTSTRADLLTDESPISPTSPVSPPGPQSPIKCFTPPHQPSPPTVPPNPKNLTRLRRAPSLNRTRPSLSQSSDELSPGTTGHKKNLSEPPELSQFSKPDLALAQSFNLLSSEDWEKKIEGLTILRSLAHHHSDTLQARLHDVCLALIQEVKNLRSSVSRVAVCTLGDLFTHLQKAMDQELDGTVKALLLKAAESNAFIRQDVDAALGCMVQHCTPTRGINALLSGGLSHLNAVVRKCTAQNLANLVEKVGAARLLSGGKDLTDRILPAVTRLAQDSSQEPRYYGRRMLLSLSSHPDFDKILEKYIPTKDLPTVRDTVFILKTKALGETSQDTQSARGRRSLPGSGTVRASSLTREPLNQTNRESNSHSHSCRSQTQSIADKTEYIQHISGLLSSKDFRERIKGIDQLEADCQHNPNMVINNIFPVFDAFKARLQESNSKVNLYALESLQKIILLLKDNLSQVVNLLVPAIVDNHLNSKNNAIYSAAIGAINALILNLDNVLLLQPFCTKAQFLNGKAKVDLIEKVADLVTELYPRKPQMVEQKVLPLLWHLLGTSTHSGTIHGRGGSVRGATANLCQALYVQMGPSLTECAASQSANVHKGLNEVLRTVS from the exons ATGATACCTGGATTGATCTCCCAGGAGTTACACAAGCTGCTTCTGGACTTAACCAATTACCAAAATCGCACAAATGGGGTGGAAGAGCTCAAACACATTCTCTCAGAAGTGGACATGAAATCAGTCCCATCTGGCAGTATTGTGGAGTTCATACATTTTCTACCTCAACTTCTGGATGACAGTAATTTTAAAGTGTTGTATTGCACCTTGCAAATTTTAAACTTACTCATTCATAAGCTAGATACAGGTGTAGACAGATATTTCCAACAGATAGTCTTAGTGGCTTTGAAGGCCCTAGGGGATACTCGCACTGTCACAAgaaatgaatacatgaatgTGTTTCGACAGCTGATGAAAACTGTCGCACCACAGCAGGTATTGGATCTTGTCATTGGTACCTTGAAACACAAGAATTCAAGGGTTCGGGAAGATGTACTTAACATCATCATGGCAGCTATGCTCACTCATCCTAGAAAAGATTTCAACATCCCTAAGCTTTGTATTGAGGTTGCACCCTGTCTGGCAGACAGCAAAAGGAAGGTCCGCCATGCCGCCCTTGAGCTGTTTGCAGTTTTTGACTATTGCCTTGACACAGGGAAAAAGCAGGCCTTAATGAAAGCAGTGGACATGGTCGAACTCAATGAGGATGCAGACGGTCTTATGGCAGCTGTGCAGGCGAGACGAGCAAGGCACGTCCTTCCCAAACTCTCCTCAGAGGGGATAGTGGAGTATGGCTTGGTGGTCCCAAAACCAGGAAATCGGGGCTCCCTGCAGTATGGGTCTGGAGCTGATCTGGACTGGGTGATGAACGGTGGGCGCATAAGCAGTGCAAAGAGCCACAGAAGTGAACCAGACTGCGACCAATTGTATGGCTATGGCAGCTTAGGTTCCCTCACTGATGACCTTCCACTGCAAAGGAGGATTGTCAGCGCAGGTAAAGGGAAGAACAAATTACCCTGGGAGATGTCGAGCTTCTCATCCACTGAGAATGACCAGCAACGCAGTACTCCGAATGGAAAGTGCTCTGAAAAG GATTTCCTTCTCCTGTCGAGAAAGATCAGACCAGAGACCTACATACCCAGTTTCA GTTCTGCACAGCCTCAGAAGCCACAATCCTCTAGAAGGAAGGAGTCCCCTGCCCGCCTCAGAAGAAGTGGAAGCCTCAACTTGGAGCCAGACATCTTTAAAACAACCAATTTCTCTGACCCAGATGTTG TGGCACCCAAGGGACGCATGCTTTCACGGAACCCCAGTGTTGAGCGCACGTTCTCCCTGCCCTCGAACCCCACCACGTCCGGATCCTTCCTACTGCCCTCCTACCCACTGGCTACACTCCCAGGAGGGATGCTTACACCAACTTTGTCCCGCCGTCATGCAGACTCCTCCCTCTCTATGTCCAACACATGGCCCAACAAGAGAGAGAACACCCCTCACCAGCGAGACACCAGCCCCTGGAGAGACACAACAGGCACAGCAAAAG GAGGCCATCTCTCAAGCAGATCCTCTCCTCGGCCTCTTCGCGCCTCCCTCGTGAGTTCTTCTTCCACTTCGTCATTCCGCCGGGCTCTGACTAGCACCAGGGCAACCCTATCTATCTCGCCAGTTGTCCCAACAACAGAGCAGGTCCAATCCCATAATGGCCAGAAGTCCAATGCTTCAGGGAGCCCTCAGAATCAGCAATTGGAAAGGGACCTTCACCTGAACCCTGATGGCATTAATGTGGCGCAAGATCCTCAGGAGGATGATCCTCTAGACATGCAGGAG ATGCTGCACTCCTTGCGCTCATTGCGCAACAGCGCTGCAAAGAAGAGGGCTAAAGCCAACCTTAGCAGTTCAGATCCAGACAGCCCTGACTCAGCTGTGAGGCTGGACCTGGGTTTGGACTCACCATCACACACCTCTCCAATGCTTACCACCTCAGCCAGTGAGAGTGGTCTTTCCAGTCTGAGCTCAGTCGCCAACTCCAGCTTCAATGGCATCAAAACCAG CCCAGGAAACTCTGCCTCTTCAGGAATGAAACCTCGCATTGCATCTGCAAAACTGAGGTCTTCTGTGTCTATGGACTTCAGCAGCCTTCAAG gaTTGTCTCAAAGAAACGAACTGTCGTCTGAGGTGGGTGTTGTTGGGCAGAGAGTAACTTACTCCAACGGAACAATCAAAGCTGATGAAGAGACAACGGGACCATCCCCCTCGTCCGTCAAACCAGCCCTGCGTGAATCAGAAAGAGCTCTGAAGCCTGCCAAAG GATCTCAAAGCCACAGCAGCAGGAACTCACCAGCCACGGATGTGCCTCAAGGAATCGTTGGAAGAG GCATGTTTGGCACTGCAGTTTTCCCCAGCCATCCGGGAGTCGCCTCTTCACTTGAGCAGGGGGATTCTGTGGCCAAACCCCCCACTGATGACTCAGCAGGCATCTACAGCCATGCTGCCAGTCCCCTAGACAGTGATGACGGCCCACATCCAGATGAGGTTAAG GCAAGGGTGAAGAATGCAAGGTTTAGCCGGGATAAGAAGCGGCTGCACGGTCTGGATCAGCAAGAGGGACAGCTCAGCCAAGCAGACCACACGCGAGACAAAATTCGCCACAGAGTCAGACAGATGCTGTCGGACTCACCCACAGAGGAGAACAGAGTATTAATCATCCAAG ATCTGCAACTGAATGGCAGCACACATACTTCCACTAGAGCAGACCTTCTCACTGATGAGTCCCCTATCAGCCCCACCAGTCCTGTCAGCCCACCAGGACCCCAAAGCCCCATCAAGTGCTTCACTCCGCCACACCAGCCGAGCCCCCCCACAGTTCCCCCCAACCCCAAAAACCTTACCCGTCTTAGGAGGGCCCCTAGCCTTAACAGAACCCGACCATCGCTATCCCAGAGCTCAG ATGAGCTGTCCCCTGGTACCACCGGTCACAAGAAAAATCTCTCAGAGCCTCCGGAGCTGTCTCAGTTTTCCAAGCCTGACCTGGCGCTGGCACAGAGCTTTAACCTGTTGAGCTCCGAAGACTG ggaGAAGAAGATCGAGGGTCTGACGATCCTGCGCAGTCTGGCCCACCACCACTCAGACACACTCCAGGCCAGGCTTCATGATGTCTGCCTGGCCCTCATTCAAGAG GTAAAGAATCTGCGGTCAAGTGTCTCCAGGGTTGCCGTATGTACGCTGGGCGACCTGTTCACCCACCTGCAGAAGGCAATGGACCAGGAGCTGGATGGGACAGTTAAAGCTTTACTGCTGAAGGCCGCGGAGAGTAACGCCTTCATTAGGCAGGATGTGGATGCAGCACTGGGATGCATGGTGCAGCATTGCACACCAACTCGTGGCATCAATGCTTTACTCTCTGGGGGACTCAG TCACCTCAACGCAGTGGTAAGAAAGTGCACCGCCCAAAACCTGGCTAATCTGGTCGAGAAGGTTGGTGCGGCCCGTCTTCTATCTGGAGGCAAAGATCTCACAGACAGAATCTTACCTGCAGTCACCAGACTCGCACAGGACTCCTCACAGGAACCCAG GTACTATGGTCGTCGAATGCTGCTGTCCCTGTCATCCCACCCTGACTTTGACAAGATCCTGGAGAAATATATTCCTACCAAAGACCTGCCGACTGTCAGAGACACTGTCTTCATTCTCAAGACAAAg gctCTTGGTGAGACGTCCCAAGACACCCAGTCAGCCAGGGGTAGACGCTCCCTCCCAGGCAGTGGTACAGTCCGGGCCTCATCTCTCACCAGAGAACCACTCAACCAAACCAACAG GGAGTCTAATAGCCATAGCCACAGCTGTAGATCTCAGACACAGAGTATTGCAGACAAGACTGAATACATCCAGCATATCTCAGGTCTGCTGAGTTCAAAGGACTTCAGAGAGAGGATCAAGGGAATTGACCAGCTAGAAGCTGACTGCCAGCACAACCCCAACATGGTCATCAATAATATATTCCCG GTGTTTGATGCCTTCAAGGCCAGACTGCAGGAGTCCAACAGTAAAGTCAACCTGTATGCTCTTGAGTCTCTTCAGAAAATCATCCTCTTGTTGAAGGACAACCTGTCCCAAGTAGTCAATCTCCTAGTCCCAGCAATCGTGGACAATCACCTCAACTCCAAGAACAACGCCATCTACTCTGCTGCTATCGGAGCGATCAATGCACTTATCTTAAATCTTG ATAACGTACTTCTTCTTCAGCCTTTCTGCACCAAGGCTCAGTTTTTAAACGGCAAAGCAAAGGTGGATCTTATTGAAAAGGTTGCAG ATCTTGTGACCGAGCTCTACCCTCGCAAGCCCCAGATGGTGGAGCAGAAAGTGCTGCCCTTGCTTTGGCACCTCCTGGGCACCTCTACTCACAGTGGTACCATCCATGGCCGGGGTGGCAGCGTGAGGGGTGCTACTGCCAACCTGTGCCAAGCCCTATACGTCCAGATGGGGCCCAGTCTGACTGAGTGTGCTGCTTCCCAGTCTGCCAATGTCCATAAAGGTTTAAATGAGGTCCTGAGGACCGTATCCTAA
- the ccdc28b gene encoding coiled-coil domain-containing protein 28B, whose protein sequence is MEDKRKKRSPKVSLPQPPPPPINPRKLAVLPASKSATFSLGLPQPPSPKNRGKCKRSIGAPGQPKEVFTVVVPPPKTTRPHKEKPRAPQPAGPSKVVQSSPLQHSFLTDVSDVREMEGGLLNLLNDFHSGKLQAFGKVCSFEQLEHVREMQEKLARLHFSLDSHVEELSEDQRKCASDHNLEHLLCNLEELSTSIQKLHLAENQDLPKTSGP, encoded by the exons atggaagACAAGCGCAAGAAGCGGAGCCCGAAGGTGTCTCTTCCAcagccccctcctcccccaatCAACCCCCGCAAACTCGCCGTCCTGCCTGCCAGCAAAAGTGCCACCTTCTCTCTTGGCCTGCCACAGCCCCCCTCGCCCAAGAACAGAGGCAAGTGCAAGAGATCTATCGGAGCGCCAGGACAGCCCAAAGAGGTGTTTACAGTCGTCGTACCTCCACCAAAGACCACCAG gCCCCACAAGGAGAAGCCCAGGGCCCCCCAGCCTGCAGGGCCCAGTAAAGTAGTCCAGTCTTCCCCCCTGCAGCACTCCTTTCTCACAGATGTCTCAGatgtgagagagatggagggaggccTCCTCAATCTCCTCAACGACTTCCACTCAGGCAAACTACAGGCTTTTG GTAAGGTGTGCTCCTTTGAGCAACTGGAGCATGTGCGGGAGATGCAGGAGAAGTTGGCACGACTGCACTTTAGCCTCGACAGCCACGTGGAGGAACTATCAGAGGACCAGAGGAAGTGTGCCTCCGACCACAACCTGGAGCACCTGCTCTGTAAC CTGGAGGAGCTCAGCACCTCAAT ACAAAAGCTCCACTTGGCTGAGAACCAGGACCTGCCCAAGACATCTGGTCCCTGA